A single genomic interval of Spirosoma taeanense harbors:
- the sppA gene encoding signal peptide peptidase SppA: MRQFFKYVLATIVGLILFSFVGFILLVGMSAALTSASESKLAVSANSVLKLDLDEPIQERSEDNPFNGFGPFNSTGDAIGLVELKQALNDARDDDNIQGVYLQAENPQAGWASLEEVRNALIDFKKSKKFVYAYAETMTEKGYYLASVADKIYLNPAGELEWNGLNAELSFFKGTLDKLGIEPEIFRVGEFKSAIEPFIRENMSEPNKLQVTSFLNSVNDHMLVKVAQSRGLRVDSLKRYADNLVIQKPTDALRTKLVTNVGYQDEVENLIRKQLKVEEKKKINYVSLSKYKDNKDNAEGSSSNRIAVIIASGDIGSGKGDQNSIGSETIVEELRKARLDDKVKAIVLRVNSGGGSALASDVMYREVQLARQKKPVIGSMSDYAASGGYYMLMGCDKIVAQPNTITGSIGVFSLLFNTETFFKDKLGVTYDRVKTNTNADFPSVTHEMSPVQKQALQRSTERIYADFTSKAAAGRHLPVDSIRAIAGGRVWTGTQGKAIGLVDQLGGLDDAIKLAAQSAKLKEGDYRTRYQPRKKPFFEQLMSSFTDDEDTRIQAQLGELAPYVKYLRKLKTMEGIQARLPFEMDIR, translated from the coding sequence ATGCGACAGTTTTTTAAATATGTTCTGGCCACCATCGTAGGTCTGATCCTGTTCTCCTTCGTCGGCTTTATTCTGCTTGTGGGTATGAGTGCGGCCCTGACGTCGGCTTCGGAGAGTAAATTGGCGGTAAGTGCAAACTCCGTATTGAAACTGGACTTGGACGAGCCGATTCAGGAGCGGAGCGAAGACAACCCGTTTAATGGGTTTGGGCCCTTTAACAGCACCGGCGACGCAATTGGTCTGGTTGAGCTGAAACAGGCTCTGAACGATGCCAGGGACGACGATAATATTCAAGGCGTTTATCTGCAGGCCGAAAACCCACAGGCTGGCTGGGCATCGCTCGAAGAGGTCAGAAATGCCCTGATCGACTTCAAGAAATCGAAAAAATTCGTGTATGCCTATGCCGAGACCATGACCGAGAAAGGCTATTATCTGGCTTCGGTGGCGGATAAAATCTATCTGAATCCGGCTGGCGAACTGGAATGGAACGGTTTGAACGCAGAACTGTCGTTCTTCAAAGGTACGCTCGATAAACTGGGTATAGAGCCCGAAATCTTCCGGGTAGGTGAGTTTAAAAGTGCGATTGAGCCCTTTATTCGGGAAAATATGAGCGAACCTAACAAGCTTCAGGTGACATCCTTTCTGAACTCGGTAAACGATCACATGCTCGTGAAGGTAGCCCAGAGCCGGGGACTGCGCGTGGATTCGCTCAAGCGCTATGCCGACAATCTAGTTATCCAGAAACCAACTGATGCGTTACGTACTAAACTCGTGACAAATGTTGGGTATCAGGATGAAGTGGAAAACCTGATCCGTAAACAGCTGAAGGTTGAGGAAAAGAAAAAAATCAATTACGTTTCGCTGAGCAAGTACAAAGACAATAAAGACAACGCCGAGGGAAGCAGCAGCAACCGGATTGCGGTGATTATTGCTTCGGGCGATATTGGCTCCGGCAAAGGCGATCAGAACAGCATTGGTTCCGAAACGATTGTCGAAGAACTGCGTAAAGCCCGGCTGGACGATAAGGTGAAAGCGATTGTGCTGCGCGTGAACTCGGGTGGTGGCAGCGCGCTGGCCTCCGACGTAATGTACCGGGAAGTGCAGTTGGCGCGTCAGAAAAAGCCGGTCATTGGCTCCATGTCCGACTACGCAGCTTCAGGCGGCTATTACATGCTCATGGGATGCGACAAGATTGTTGCGCAGCCTAACACCATTACGGGATCTATCGGCGTGTTCTCGCTCCTGTTCAATACTGAAACTTTCTTTAAGGATAAGCTCGGTGTAACGTACGACCGGGTAAAAACTAATACCAATGCCGATTTTCCGAGCGTAACGCATGAAATGTCGCCGGTTCAGAAGCAGGCCCTACAACGCTCAACGGAGCGCATTTACGCCGATTTTACGTCCAAGGCTGCGGCCGGACGGCATCTGCCGGTCGACAGTATCCGGGCTATAGCCGGTGGTCGCGTCTGGACGGGAACGCAGGGCAAAGCCATTGGCCTGGTTGACCAGCTCGGCGGACTGGACGACGCGATTAAACTGGCTGCTCAGTCGGCTAAGCTAAAAGAAGGTGATTACCGGACGAGGTACCAGCCGCGTAAAAAACCGTTTTTTGAGCAGCTGATGAGCTCGTTCACCGATGATGAGGATACCCGGATTCAGGCGCAGCTGGGCGAACTTGCCCCCTATGTAAAGTATCTTAGAAAGCTTAAAACGATGGAAGGCATTCAGGCACGACTGCCGTTTGAGATGGACATTCGCTAA
- a CDS encoding ribonuclease H1 domain-containing protein yields MAQKKPKFYVVWRGRETGVFDSWDECQKQTAGFDGALFKSFDTKPAALKAFKEKPHLHIGTTPKAATQGKVPGLVGSPIEDSLVVDAAWNTATGDMEYQGIYLATRQKVFLKGPYPDGTNNIGEFLAIVHALALLHQKGSNIPIYSDSRTAIGWVVKKKANTKLEETPRNAELFDLIDRAETWLRTHVYANPILKWETSVWGENPADFGRK; encoded by the coding sequence ATGGCTCAGAAAAAGCCAAAGTTTTACGTTGTCTGGCGTGGGCGCGAAACGGGCGTGTTTGACTCATGGGACGAATGCCAGAAGCAAACCGCCGGCTTCGACGGGGCGCTGTTTAAATCGTTCGATACCAAACCGGCTGCGCTGAAAGCGTTCAAGGAAAAACCGCATCTGCACATTGGCACGACGCCAAAGGCGGCTACGCAGGGAAAAGTGCCCGGCCTGGTTGGTTCGCCCATTGAAGACAGCCTGGTTGTTGATGCGGCCTGGAACACCGCCACCGGCGACATGGAATACCAGGGTATCTACCTGGCTACCCGGCAAAAGGTGTTCCTGAAGGGCCCTTACCCCGATGGAACCAACAACATCGGTGAGTTTCTGGCCATTGTTCACGCGCTGGCGCTGCTGCATCAGAAAGGCAGCAACATTCCTATTTATTCCGATTCCAGAACGGCCATCGGCTGGGTAGTGAAGAAAAAGGCGAACACCAAACTCGAAGAAACGCCCCGAAACGCCGAACTCTTCGACCTGATCGACCGCGCCGAAACCTGGCTGCGAACGCATGTCTACGCCAACCCGATCCTGAAGTGGGAAACTAGTGTCTGGGGTGAAAATCCAGCCGATTTTGGTCGGAAATAA
- a CDS encoding acyltransferase family protein encodes MAPVTQPTSNSIKGGHSDSLRRYDLDWLRVIAILTLLFYHTGMIYVSWWWHIKSAEHSQPMEEVMRWLHRWRMPLLFFISGAGTFFALRKRSFGAYAGERVRRLFVPLVFGMFVVVPPQIYYEWLFRSRFSGSYAEFYPVVLEFKPYHGGPDSGAFSWHHLWFVAYLFLYSVLSIPLFRWLKSARGQRLTDHIGSLIERPGGVMVLGFVVIFSSQILLKPFFPNETHALINDWAYFVKNLLLFWLGYVLISRRACWQTLTDQRRLFLYATLVSTVLLYAIRTVYEPENQRVLVVEVLYEMNADCLTWFSVLMTVAYGYKYLNVNRPVLPYLNEAVYPFYILHQTVIVIIGYYVLTKTRLGVYDGFLTVSLSSLVVCVTLYLLLIRPFKLTRLLFGMK; translated from the coding sequence ATGGCTCCGGTTACTCAGCCCACTTCCAACTCGATCAAAGGGGGACATTCAGATTCTCTACGTCGCTATGACCTCGATTGGCTGCGCGTCATCGCCATCCTGACGTTATTGTTCTACCATACCGGCATGATTTACGTGAGTTGGTGGTGGCATATCAAAAGCGCAGAGCATAGCCAGCCGATGGAGGAAGTCATGCGCTGGCTGCACCGCTGGCGCATGCCGCTTTTGTTCTTCATCTCCGGGGCGGGAACTTTCTTTGCCCTGCGCAAACGCTCTTTTGGGGCATACGCTGGCGAGCGGGTCCGGCGCTTGTTTGTGCCGCTGGTGTTCGGCATGTTCGTCGTGGTCCCGCCCCAGATTTATTATGAGTGGCTGTTTCGGAGTCGCTTTAGCGGCAGCTATGCCGAGTTCTATCCGGTTGTACTGGAATTTAAGCCATATCATGGCGGGCCAGATAGCGGGGCCTTTAGCTGGCACCATCTCTGGTTTGTGGCCTATCTGTTTCTGTATTCCGTGTTGAGTATCCCCCTGTTTCGTTGGTTAAAATCAGCGCGTGGGCAGCGTCTCACCGATCATATTGGTTCGCTCATTGAACGTCCGGGCGGGGTAATGGTGCTGGGCTTTGTGGTAATTTTCAGCAGCCAGATTTTACTGAAACCGTTCTTTCCCAATGAAACCCATGCCTTGATCAATGATTGGGCCTACTTTGTCAAGAATCTGCTGTTGTTCTGGTTAGGTTATGTATTAATCAGCCGTCGGGCCTGCTGGCAGACCCTGACCGATCAACGAAGGCTGTTTCTGTATGCCACATTGGTTAGCACCGTTTTACTGTATGCCATCCGGACGGTTTATGAGCCTGAAAACCAGCGGGTACTGGTAGTCGAAGTCCTTTACGAAATGAATGCGGATTGCCTGACGTGGTTCTCGGTATTAATGACGGTGGCTTACGGCTATAAATACCTGAATGTTAACCGTCCTGTATTGCCCTATCTGAACGAAGCGGTCTATCCATTTTATATTTTGCACCAGACGGTCATCGTCATCATCGGCTATTACGTTCTGACAAAAACCCGCCTGGGCGTTTACGATGGATTTCTGACTGTAAGCCTTTCATCGTTAGTGGTTTGTGTTACTTTGTACCTGCTGCTCATCCGGCCATTCAAACTAACGAGATTATTGTTCGGTATGAAATAA
- a CDS encoding glycosyltransferase family 2 protein, with protein sequence MTEPLQLTVLIPLYNEEESLPELHDWIVRVVTEYHFTYEILFVDDGSTDESWAVIERLASVNPNARGIRFNRNYGKTAALQAGFQCVRGQVVITMDADLQDSPDEIPELYRMIVDDKYDLVSGWKQKRYDPLTKTLPTKLFNAVSRWISGVQLHDFNCGLKAYRQKVVKTIGPSLYGDMHRNLPIVANWNGFGRIGEKVVQHRARKYGTTKFGLERFVNGFLDVLVIAFVHRFSKRPMHFFGTFGTLSFFIGTILAVWLIAEKLINIAQGIRYRNVTDNPLFFFGLVAIILGVQLFLAGFLGEMLVRQSLTKSGDSLIAERIGFLDKMTA encoded by the coding sequence ATGACTGAACCGCTTCAACTTACCGTCCTGATTCCGCTGTACAACGAAGAGGAATCACTGCCTGAACTCCACGACTGGATCGTGCGGGTCGTGACGGAATATCATTTTACGTACGAAATCCTGTTTGTGGACGACGGCAGTACCGATGAGTCATGGGCCGTAATCGAACGCCTGGCGAGCGTCAATCCAAACGCGCGCGGCATCCGGTTCAACCGGAACTACGGTAAAACAGCCGCCCTGCAGGCTGGCTTTCAATGCGTTCGGGGGCAGGTCGTTATTACCATGGACGCTGACCTTCAGGATAGTCCGGACGAGATTCCGGAACTGTACCGGATGATTGTTGACGACAAATACGACCTTGTGTCGGGCTGGAAGCAGAAACGCTACGACCCATTAACCAAGACGCTGCCAACCAAGTTATTCAATGCCGTCTCGCGCTGGATTTCGGGCGTGCAACTGCACGATTTCAACTGTGGCCTGAAAGCGTATCGGCAGAAAGTAGTAAAAACTATTGGGCCATCGCTATACGGGGATATGCACCGGAATCTGCCCATTGTGGCGAACTGGAACGGCTTTGGTCGGATTGGCGAAAAAGTTGTGCAACACCGCGCCCGTAAATACGGCACCACCAAATTCGGGCTGGAGCGTTTCGTGAATGGGTTTCTGGACGTACTCGTCATTGCCTTCGTTCACCGCTTCAGCAAGCGGCCCATGCACTTTTTCGGGACATTTGGTACGCTCTCATTCTTTATTGGTACGATATTGGCTGTCTGGTTAATTGCCGAGAAACTGATTAACATTGCGCAGGGGATCCGGTACCGAAACGTAACTGATAACCCGCTGTTTTTCTTTGGGTTAGTGGCCATCATTCTGGGGGTTCAGTTATTTCTGGCGGGTTTTCTGGGCGAAATGCTGGTGCGGCAGTCGCTGACCAAATCCGGCGATTCGCTGATTGCGGAGCGGATTGGCTTTCTTGATAAAATGACCGCTTGA
- a CDS encoding tRNA1(Val) (adenine(37)-N6)-methyltransferase, whose amino-acid sequence MKVCTDACVLGAYADVRGQRLLDIGTGTGLLALMAAQRNSAANIDAVEIDEAAFGQAMENVAASPFADRVRVVHERIQDWTGKSANQLYDRILTNPPFYTNHLRSPDAAVNRALHTDELPFEDLIVAVNRLLQPDGQWWVLLPPYETKTLTELAGEAGLKPLRRLSLHHNARKPAFRIITGFSYGEEPLINETLDCYESDGRTYTPEFRALLRDFYLIF is encoded by the coding sequence ATGAAGGTCTGCACCGATGCCTGTGTGCTGGGGGCGTATGCTGACGTAAGGGGCCAGCGCCTTCTCGACATTGGCACCGGTACGGGGCTGCTCGCGCTCATGGCCGCGCAGCGTAACTCCGCAGCCAATATTGACGCCGTAGAGATCGACGAAGCGGCTTTCGGACAGGCGATGGAGAATGTTGCCGCCAGTCCGTTTGCCGATCGGGTGCGGGTTGTGCACGAGCGGATTCAGGACTGGACCGGTAAGTCGGCGAACCAATTGTATGACCGGATTCTGACGAACCCACCGTTTTATACGAACCACCTCCGTTCGCCCGATGCCGCCGTTAACCGCGCCCTGCACACCGATGAACTGCCGTTCGAAGACCTGATTGTCGCCGTTAACCGGCTCCTGCAACCAGATGGGCAGTGGTGGGTACTTTTGCCACCCTACGAAACCAAAACCCTCACCGAACTGGCCGGGGAAGCCGGGTTAAAACCGTTGCGTCGGCTTTCGCTGCACCACAATGCCCGCAAGCCGGCCTTTCGGATCATAACGGGCTTTTCATACGGCGAGGAGCCACTCATCAACGAAACGCTGGACTGCTACGAGTCGGACGGACGCACTTATACGCCGGAATTTCGGGCGCTGCTGCGTGATTTTTACCTGATTTTTTGA
- a CDS encoding helix-turn-helix transcriptional regulator produces MQTLPVHLDLFALIILLGIAQGLFLGVFFLTGERGRNVANRCLGWFMLALAAVTSEIFLCYTNYMFRLLELVDFSEPVNFTVGPLFFFYVFARLHGRLPRRWGWHLLPLGIWMVNALTWFYQPIEFKYDSYVDSYHPELPFVPTQHYLTEDFTGLRDYVSELTMLSCLVYIILALIEIRRTYSRQGLSWRQSAPARLAQLRNLTLLNLSFPILIGLVKPQFYEDLGDYILACHVTALIYVLSFLVMRGSDFYKVEEPLESRREPVPVEPESPAEPRKKYEKSALSEEVEEAVLAKLNRLLESDKPFLQPDLSLPRLAQQLNTSPHHLSQLLNDRLGQSFFDWLATHRIAEAQRLLRDPATTNLKIDEIAERVGYNSPSAFHTAFKRLIGQTPAQYREAAGTGSATPEPAEAASSRSARTS; encoded by the coding sequence ATGCAGACCCTCCCCGTTCACCTCGACCTGTTTGCGCTGATTATTCTGCTGGGTATAGCCCAGGGATTATTTCTGGGCGTATTCTTCCTGACGGGTGAGCGTGGCCGGAACGTCGCCAACCGATGTCTGGGATGGTTTATGCTGGCGCTGGCGGCTGTAACGAGCGAAATTTTCCTTTGTTACACCAACTATATGTTCCGGCTGCTGGAACTGGTTGATTTTTCGGAGCCGGTTAACTTTACGGTCGGACCGCTTTTCTTTTTTTACGTGTTCGCGCGGCTGCACGGTCGGTTACCCCGGCGCTGGGGCTGGCATCTGCTGCCATTGGGGATTTGGATGGTTAATGCTCTGACCTGGTTTTATCAGCCAATCGAGTTCAAATACGACTCTTACGTTGACTCCTATCATCCGGAACTTCCGTTCGTACCGACGCAGCACTACCTGACGGAAGATTTTACCGGCCTACGGGATTACGTCAGCGAGTTGACCATGCTGAGTTGTCTGGTGTATATCATTCTGGCGCTCATCGAGATTCGGCGCACGTATAGCCGTCAGGGGCTTTCGTGGCGGCAGTCAGCACCCGCCCGGCTGGCGCAGCTCAGAAATCTGACGCTGCTCAACCTGTCGTTCCCAATCCTGATTGGGTTGGTAAAGCCGCAGTTTTACGAAGACCTGGGGGACTACATTCTGGCCTGTCACGTAACGGCTCTAATTTACGTCCTTAGTTTTCTGGTGATGCGCGGCTCTGATTTTTACAAAGTTGAAGAACCGTTGGAAAGCCGGAGGGAACCCGTGCCGGTCGAACCCGAATCGCCCGCTGAACCCAGGAAGAAATACGAGAAATCAGCTTTATCGGAGGAAGTTGAAGAGGCTGTGCTGGCGAAGCTAAACCGGCTGCTGGAATCAGACAAACCTTTTTTGCAGCCAGACCTGTCGTTGCCCAGACTGGCACAGCAACTGAATACCAGCCCACATCACCTGTCTCAACTGCTCAACGACCGGCTGGGGCAAAGTTTTTTCGACTGGCTGGCAACCCACCGCATTGCTGAAGCTCAGCGGCTGCTGCGTGACCCGGCAACGACTAACCTCAAGATTGACGAGATTGCGGAGCGGGTTGGCTATAATTCTCCTTCTGCGTTTCATACAGCCTTCAAGCGACTCATCGGTCAGACCCCGGCCCAGTACCGGGAAGCAGCCGGAACCGGATCGGCGACGCCAGAACCGGCCGAAGCGGCTTCGTCCCGGTCGGCGCGAACTTCATAA
- a CDS encoding inorganic pyrophosphatase: MQAFLEPTPLDPMAKTPSKAHPWHGISPGENAPRIITAFIEIVPTDTVKYEIDKESGYLKIDRPQQYSNIIPALYGFVPRTFCGDRIARLASERSGRTVAEGDGDPLDICVLTEREITHGDILLQAIPIGGFRLIDKGEADDKIIAVLKGDAMYGQYNDLSELPEAVVKRLRHYFLTYKNLPGEPAVMELASVYGRDEALEVIQTSMDDYADMI; encoded by the coding sequence ATGCAAGCATTTTTAGAGCCGACTCCACTCGATCCAATGGCAAAAACTCCTTCCAAAGCCCACCCCTGGCATGGTATTTCGCCGGGCGAAAACGCCCCCCGCATCATTACTGCCTTCATTGAGATTGTTCCAACCGACACTGTCAAGTACGAAATCGATAAAGAATCGGGCTATCTGAAAATCGACCGGCCTCAGCAATATTCCAATATCATTCCGGCGCTTTATGGCTTTGTACCCCGGACGTTTTGCGGTGACCGCATTGCCCGCCTGGCTTCAGAACGGTCGGGGCGGACCGTGGCAGAGGGTGATGGCGACCCGCTCGATATCTGCGTGCTGACCGAGCGTGAAATTACCCACGGCGATATCCTGCTGCAGGCTATTCCCATCGGTGGTTTCCGCCTGATCGACAAGGGCGAAGCCGACGATAAAATCATTGCTGTTCTGAAAGGTGACGCCATGTATGGTCAGTATAACGACCTGAGCGAGCTGCCCGAAGCGGTTGTGAAACGGCTGCGCCACTACTTTCTGACGTATAAAAACCTGCCTGGCGAGCCCGCCGTTATGGAACTGGCCAGCGTGTATGGCCGTGATGAAGCCCTTGAGGTTATTCAGACGTCGATGGACGACTATGCCGACATGATCTAA